One Novosphingobium sp. EMRT-2 DNA segment encodes these proteins:
- a CDS encoding VirB3 family type IV secretion system protein yields MESAEPIAGFYAPVHRALTEPILLGGAPRALAIVNGTLAGAIGLGLRLWIAGLVIWAIGHALSVWAARRDPQFVDVARRHLRYPSWMQP; encoded by the coding sequence ATGGAGAGCGCCGAGCCGATCGCGGGCTTCTATGCCCCCGTCCACCGGGCGCTGACCGAGCCGATATTGCTCGGCGGCGCTCCGCGCGCGCTCGCCATCGTCAACGGGACGCTGGCGGGCGCGATCGGCCTCGGCCTGCGCCTCTGGATCGCCGGGCTGGTCATCTGGGCCATTGGCCATGCGCTGTCCGTCTGGGCCGCCCGCCGTGATCCGCAATTCGTGGACGTGGCCCGCCGCCACCTCCGTTACCCGAGCTGGATGCAGCCATGA
- a CDS encoding TrbC/VirB2 family protein — MIHALRHGARRAMLATTASVIALSISVPAHAGGSSMPWEAPLQSILESIEGPVAKIVAVIIIIVTGLTLAFGDTSGGFRRLIQIVFGLSIAFAASSFFLSFFSFGGGALV, encoded by the coding sequence ATGATCCATGCCCTTCGGCATGGCGCACGCCGCGCCATGCTTGCAACCACCGCCAGCGTGATCGCGCTGAGCATTTCCGTTCCGGCTCACGCGGGCGGTTCGTCGATGCCGTGGGAAGCCCCCCTGCAAAGCATCCTCGAATCCATCGAGGGGCCGGTGGCAAAAATCGTCGCGGTCATCATCATCATCGTGACCGGCCTGACCCTGGCGTTCGGCGATACGAGCGGCGGCTTCCGCCGTCTGATCCAGATCGTTTTTGGTCTGTCGATCGCGTTCGCGGCCAGCTCCTTCTTCCTGTCGTTCTTCAGCTTCGGCGGCGGGGCGCTGGTCTGA
- the trbB gene encoding P-type conjugative transfer ATPase TrbB: MLRTALGSSIAAWLDDPAVIEVMLNPDGRLWLDRLGEGISDTGLSLTAADGERIVRLVAHHVGVEVHARSPRVSAELPEGGERFEGLLPPVVTAPAFAIRKPAVAVFTLDHYAAAGIMRPDAAIALRQGVEARANILVAGGTGSGKTTLVNALLAEVAKTTDRIVLIEDTRELQCSAPNLVAMRTKDGVVSLSDLVRSSLRLRPDRIPIGEVRGAEALDLLKAWGTGHPGGIGTIHAGTALGALRRMEQLIQEAVVTVPRALLAETIDIIAVLVRDGHGRRLAELARVEGLDPATGDYRLTPLTTPQPGDLP; this comes from the coding sequence ATGCTGCGCACAGCTCTCGGATCATCAATCGCCGCGTGGCTGGACGACCCTGCCGTCATCGAAGTGATGCTGAACCCCGATGGTCGGCTGTGGCTCGATCGGCTCGGCGAAGGGATCAGCGACACCGGATTGTCGCTGACTGCGGCAGACGGCGAGCGCATCGTCCGCCTAGTCGCGCACCACGTCGGCGTCGAGGTTCATGCCCGATCTCCGCGCGTTTCGGCTGAGTTGCCCGAAGGGGGCGAGCGGTTCGAGGGGCTGCTGCCGCCTGTCGTCACCGCGCCGGCCTTCGCCATCCGTAAGCCCGCCGTCGCCGTCTTCACGCTCGATCACTATGCAGCGGCGGGCATCATGCGACCGGATGCGGCGATCGCGCTGCGTCAGGGTGTCGAAGCCCGCGCCAACATCCTCGTCGCTGGCGGGACCGGCAGTGGAAAGACCACGCTCGTCAATGCGCTTTTGGCCGAAGTCGCCAAGACGACCGACCGCATCGTCCTGATCGAGGACACGCGCGAACTGCAATGCTCCGCGCCCAACCTCGTCGCCATGCGGACCAAGGATGGCGTCGTTTCGCTGTCTGATCTTGTCCGGTCCTCGCTGCGGTTGCGTCCTGATCGCATCCCCATCGGCGAGGTGCGCGGCGCAGAGGCGCTCGACCTTCTCAAAGCCTGGGGCACCGGACATCCCGGTGGGATCGGCACGATCCACGCCGGAACCGCACTCGGCGCGCTACGCCGCATGGAGCAGCTCATTCAAGAGGCCGTTGTGACGGTCCCGCGCGCACTGCTGGCCGAGACTATCGACATCATCGCCGTCCTGGTCCGCGACGGACACGGCCGCCGCCTTGCCGAGCTGGCCCGCGTCGAGGGACTCGATCCCGCCACCGGCGACTACCGCCTCACGCCGCTGACCACCCCCCAACCCGGAGACCTGCCATGA
- a CDS encoding CopG family transcriptional regulator, whose amino-acid sequence MRTRLNVYFPPALAKQVDELAIRRRISRSAIVEAAVASYLSPDGADRMEAAFARRLDRLSRQVQRLERNTGLSTEALALFVRFWLSVTPPLPDEDQAAAQVKGRKRYEGFIETLGRRFASGKSVLDEIPEDVWPKTPSDSE is encoded by the coding sequence ATGCGGACCCGTCTCAACGTCTATTTCCCGCCCGCGCTCGCCAAGCAGGTTGACGAGCTGGCGATACGGCGTCGCATCTCACGCTCGGCGATCGTAGAGGCGGCGGTGGCGTCCTACCTGTCGCCCGACGGCGCCGACCGGATGGAGGCAGCGTTCGCCCGTCGCCTCGACCGACTGTCGCGTCAGGTGCAGCGGCTTGAGCGTAATACGGGCCTTTCGACTGAGGCGCTGGCGCTGTTCGTCCGCTTCTGGCTGTCCGTGACCCCACCGCTGCCGGACGAGGATCAGGCGGCCGCCCAAGTGAAGGGGCGCAAACGCTACGAAGGCTTCATCGAAACGCTCGGCCGGCGCTTCGCCAGCGGCAAGAGCGTGCTCGACGAAATCCCCGAAGATGTATGGCCCAAAACGCCGAGCGATTCGGAATAA
- a CDS encoding conjugal transfer protein TraG, with amino-acid sequence MSATKILWGQVITVFLIVLVGVWGATQWTAAALAYQAELGPPWFVAFDWPIYPPPAFFWWWFSFDAYAPQIFQTGAFIAVSGGFAAIVVAIGMSVWRARELKNAETYGSARWASVREVRAAGLLGPNGVMLGKLARDYLRHDGPEHVLCFAPTRSGKGVGLVVPSLLTWPASAIVHDIKGENWTLTAGFRSRHGRVLLFDPTNAQSAAYNPLLEVRRGQWEVRDVQNVADVLVDPEGSLERRNHWEKTSHSLLVGAILHVLYAETDKTLAGVAGFLSDPARTIEQTLAAMMATPHLGEAGVHPVVASAARELLNKSDNERSGVLSTAMSFLGLYRDPVVAQVTRACQWRISDLVEDDRPATLYLVVPPSDISRTKPLIRLILNQIGRRLTEELTPKGNRHRVLLMLDEFPALGRLDFFESALAFMAGYGLKAFLIAQSLNQIEKAYGPNNAILDNCHVRVSFATNDERTAKRVSDALGTATEMRAMKNYAGHRLSPWLGHLMVSRSETARQLLTPGEVMQLPPDDEIVMVAGVHPIRAKKARYFQDSRLSERIAPPPTSIAAEIRPDDWTGRQAAADPSHIARIVREAEDAANGGLRREPELPEHVAIVPETSPPPAQEFSIVEDDQDDAARQAAVRRRMQGIARQASLDPGDGIEL; translated from the coding sequence ATGTCCGCGACGAAGATATTATGGGGCCAGGTCATCACGGTGTTCCTGATCGTGTTGGTCGGCGTGTGGGGCGCGACCCAATGGACCGCGGCGGCGCTCGCCTATCAGGCCGAGCTTGGTCCGCCGTGGTTCGTGGCGTTCGACTGGCCGATCTATCCGCCGCCGGCCTTCTTCTGGTGGTGGTTCTCGTTCGACGCCTATGCGCCGCAGATATTCCAGACCGGCGCGTTCATCGCCGTCTCGGGCGGGTTTGCCGCGATCGTCGTCGCGATCGGCATGTCGGTGTGGCGAGCGCGCGAACTGAAGAACGCCGAGACCTATGGCTCGGCGCGCTGGGCGAGTGTGCGGGAGGTGCGCGCCGCCGGGCTGCTCGGGCCAAACGGCGTCATGCTCGGCAAGCTCGCCCGCGACTATCTGCGCCACGACGGCCCCGAGCATGTGCTGTGCTTCGCGCCGACACGCAGCGGCAAGGGCGTCGGCCTGGTCGTGCCGTCATTGCTGACCTGGCCGGCATCGGCGATCGTCCACGACATCAAGGGCGAGAACTGGACCCTGACAGCCGGCTTCCGGTCTCGGCACGGCCGCGTGCTGCTGTTCGATCCGACCAATGCGCAGTCGGCCGCATATAACCCGTTGCTGGAAGTGCGGCGCGGCCAGTGGGAAGTGCGCGACGTGCAGAACGTCGCCGACGTGCTGGTGGACCCGGAAGGCTCGCTGGAGCGTCGGAACCATTGGGAGAAAACCTCCCACTCGCTGCTCGTCGGCGCCATCCTCCACGTCCTCTATGCGGAGACCGACAAAACCTTGGCCGGCGTCGCCGGATTTTTGTCGGACCCGGCGCGCACGATCGAGCAGACCCTGGCGGCGATGATGGCGACGCCGCATTTGGGCGAAGCCGGCGTGCATCCCGTCGTCGCTTCGGCCGCGCGCGAGCTGCTGAACAAGTCGGACAACGAACGCTCGGGTGTGCTCTCGACCGCCATGTCGTTCCTCGGCCTCTATCGTGATCCCGTGGTCGCGCAGGTCACGCGGGCGTGCCAGTGGCGCATATCGGATCTAGTGGAGGACGATCGGCCGGCCACGCTCTATCTGGTCGTGCCGCCCAGCGACATCTCGCGCACCAAGCCGCTGATCCGCCTCATCCTCAACCAGATCGGGCGCCGACTGACCGAGGAACTGACACCGAAGGGCAACCGCCATCGCGTGCTCTTAATGCTCGATGAGTTCCCCGCACTTGGCCGGCTCGATTTCTTCGAGTCCGCCCTGGCGTTCATGGCGGGCTACGGCCTCAAGGCGTTTCTGATCGCGCAGTCATTGAACCAAATCGAGAAGGCTTACGGCCCGAACAACGCGATCCTCGACAACTGCCATGTCCGTGTCAGCTTCGCCACAAACGACGAGCGCACCGCCAAGCGCGTGTCCGATGCGCTCGGCACCGCGACCGAGATGCGGGCGATGAAGAACTATGCCGGGCACCGGCTGTCGCCGTGGCTGGGTCATCTGATGGTGTCACGGTCCGAGACCGCCCGCCAGCTCCTCACGCCGGGCGAGGTGATGCAGCTCCCGCCCGACGACGAGATCGTCATGGTGGCGGGCGTGCATCCGATCCGGGCGAAGAAGGCGCGCTATTTCCAGGACAGCCGCTTGTCAGAGCGGATCGCGCCGCCGCCCACATCGATCGCTGCCGAGATCCGTCCCGACGATTGGACAGGGCGGCAGGCGGCGGCCGATCCCAGCCACATCGCGCGAATAGTTCGCGAGGCCGAGGATGCCGCCAACGGTGGGCTGCGCCGCGAACCGGAGCTGCCTGAGCATGTTGCCATTGTGCCCGAAACATCGCCGCCACCGGCGCAGGAGTTTTCGATCGTCGAAGACGATCAGGACGATGCGGCGCGGCAGGCCGCCGTGCGCCGCCGAATGCAGGGGATCGCGCGGCAGGCGTCACTCGACCCCGGCGACGGCATTGAACTGTAG